In a single window of the Mesoplodon densirostris isolate mMesDen1 chromosome 16, mMesDen1 primary haplotype, whole genome shotgun sequence genome:
- the LOC132476392 gene encoding large ribosomal subunit protein eL42-like — MVNVPKTRRTFCKKCGKQQPHKVTQYKKGKNSLYAQGKRRYDRKQSGYGAQTNPIFWKKAKTTKKIVLRLECVEPNCRSKRIQAIKRCKHFELGGDKKRKGQVIRF; from the coding sequence ATGGTCAATGTACCTAAAACCCGAAGGACTTTCTGTAAGAAGTGTGGAAAGCAGCAGCCTCACAAAGTGACCCAGTATAAGAAGGGCAAAAATTCCCTGTATGCCCAGGGAAAGAGGCGCTATGATCGGAAGCAGAGTGGCTACGGTGCGCAAACAAACCCAATTTTCTGGAAGAAGGCTAAAACTACAAAGAAGATCGTACTGAGGCTTGAATGTGTTGAGCCCAACTGCAGGTCCAAGAGGATACAGGCCATTAAGAGATGCAAGCATTTTGAACTTGGAGGAGATAAGAAAAGAAAGGGCCAAGTGATCCGGTTCTAA